The following are from one region of the Raphanus sativus cultivar WK10039 unplaced genomic scaffold, ASM80110v3 Scaffold0024, whole genome shotgun sequence genome:
- the LOC130500729 gene encoding uncharacterized protein LOC130500729 → MNSRVDSAYEIGARAFVNAVSAKLGVNGKIVCPCARCRNLDRHTSEEVVSHLVINGMDGAYKVRTDWFHHGEGNSVSVVEGEDRLRYAEILSLYEAAKCLDEDLAISGSQLRESVEGEDRKEDEFLAKLAEAKTPLYPTCSSHSKLSAVVSLFRIKSQNGWSDKSFDDLLQTLPNMLPEDNVLHTSTYDVKKFLKYFDMGYQKIHACVNDCCLFRKKLKKAERCPKCKASRWKTNLHTGEVKKGVPQKVLRYFPLIPRLKRMFRSEQLAMDLRWHFSNKSTDGKLRHPVDSVTWKSMNDKYPSFAAEERNLRLGLSTDGFNPFNMKSSRYSCWPVLLVNYNMAPDLCMKEENIMLSLLIPGPHQPGNSIDVYLEPLIEDLNHLWCIGELTYDAVSKTTFTLRAMLLWTISDFPAYGNLAGCKVKGKMGCPICGKHTNSLWLKHSRKFAFMCHRKSLPPLHSFRAKKSWFDGKTEHGTKGRILTGRNVSFVLRNYKNVFGNRKQSGKKRAARVEIPSDNEDEVSESDEDEDLGDKDDE, encoded by the coding sequence aTGAACTCAAGAGTTGATTCTGCCTATGAGATAGGTGCTCGGGCTTTTGTCAATGCTGTTAGTGCTAAGTTAGGAGTAAATGGGAAGATTGTATGTCCATGTGCCCGATGCCGCAATCTAGATCGGCATACAAGTGAGGAGGTTGTCTCTCATTTGGTTATAAATGGAATGGATGGCGCTTACAAGGTACGCACGGATTGGTTTCACCATGGAGAAGGTAACTCTGTTTCTGTAGTGGAAGGTGAAGATAGATTGAGATATGCTGAGATCCTTAGTTTATATGAAGCTGCAAAATGTTTAGATGAAGATTTAGCCATTAGTGGATCACAGTTACGTGAGTCAGTTGAGGGTGAGGACAGGAAAGAAGATGAGTTTCTAGCAAAACTTGCAGAGGCTAAAACCCCTTTGTATCCAACGTGTTCGAGTCATAGCAAGCTATCAGCTGTTGTTTCGTTGTTTAGGATAAAGTCTCAGAATGGGTGGTCAGACAAGAGCTTTGATGACTTACTGCAAACACTGCCAAACATGTTACCTGAAGACAACGTGTTGCACACCTCAACCTATGATGTGAAGaagtttttgaaatattttgatatgGGATATCAAAAGATTCATGCTTGTGTGAACGACTGCTGCTTATTTAGGAAGAAGCTTAAGAAGGCTGAGAGATGCCCAAAATGCAAGGCGTCTAGATGGAAGACCAACTTGCACACTGGTGAAGTCAAGAAGGGTGTTCCCCAGAAGGTTTTGAGATACTTCCCATTAATACCTCGTCTGAAAAGGATGTTCAGATCGGAGCAACTTGCAATGGACTTAAGATGGCATTTCAGTAACAAGAGCACAGATGGGAAACTGCGCCATCCAGTAGACTCTGTTACTTGGAAGTCAATGAATGACAAGTATCCGTCGTTTGCAGCGGAGGAGAGGAACTTGCGACTTGGGCTTTCAACCGATGGGTTTAATCCCTTCAATATGAAGAGCAGCCGATACAGTTGTTGGCCTGTGTTACTGGTTAATTACAACATGGCTCCTGACCTATGTATGAAGGAGGAGAACATCATGCTCAGTCTACTGATTCCAGGACCGCATCAACCGggtaatagtatagatgtttaCCTAGAACCCCTTATAGAAGATTTAAATCATCTGTGGTGCATAGGCGAGTTAACTTACGACGCAGTCAGTAAGACAACATTTACGCTTAGGGCAATGCTTCTTTGGACTATTAGTGATTTCCCAGCGTATGGGAATCTTGCTGGTTGTAAAGTGAAGGGTAAAATGGGTTGTCCTATATGCGGGAAGCACACAAATAGTTTGTGGCTGAAACATAGCAGGAAATTTGCTTTTATGTGTCACCGTAAAAGTTTGCCTCCACTACATAGTTTCAGAGCAAAGAAGTCTTGGTTTGATGGAAAAACTGAACATGGGACAAAGGGGAGGATACTCACTGGTAGGAATGTCTCGTTTGTGCTAAGAAATTACAAGAATGTTTTTGGTAATAGAAAACAGTCTGGGAAAAAGAGAGCTGCTAGAGTTGAGATACCATCTGATAACGAGGACGAAGTCAGTGAAtctgatgaagatgaagatttAGGAGACAAAGACGATGAGTAA